From a single Silene latifolia isolate original U9 population chromosome 6, ASM4854445v1, whole genome shotgun sequence genomic region:
- the LOC141586763 gene encoding uncharacterized protein LOC141586763 isoform X1, translating into MATLLRSSNLRAPPLPSLTTSHSLKLIRSSSSSFSVNFRNNTNSRLLLFSHTLVSKPATLPLPKFVVLASSRDSPDTDTEIEPQSQPDIQDNTDGSNNGEMSEDSSSDDGKPDVDASPTSPALSALQLYKEALDNNDEAKLAEIETFFKSMEDEKNALDRKVLSLSEDISVERERVLRISADFDNFRKRTDRERLSLVTNAQGELIENFLPVVDNFERAKSQIKVETEAEEKINNSYQSIYKQFFEIFSSIGVLPVETVGKPFDPMLHEAIMREESTEYDEDVIIEEYRKGFKLGDRLLRPSMVKVSAGPGPEKPEAAESSVNEDDVPESDQIVEDEGDSEDQTTS; encoded by the exons ATGGCGACACTCCTCCGTAGCTCCAATTTGCGAGCACCACCACTACCTTCTCTCACCACTTCCCACTCCTTGAAATTAATCAGGTCTTCGTCTTCCTCTTTCTCTGTTAACTTCAGAAATAATACTAATTCTCGCCTACTTTTGTTTTCGCATACTTTGGTTTCCAAACCTGCTACTCTACCCCTACCCAAGTTCGTCGTTCTTGCTTCTTCTAGAGATTCCCCTGACACTGATACTGAAATTGAACCGCAATCGCAGCCTGACATTCAG GACAATACTGATGGTTCTAATAATGGCGAAATGTCAGAAGACTCTTCTAGTGATGATGGAAAACCTGATGTTGATGCTTCTCCCACATCTCCTGCCTTAAGTGCATTACAATTGTATAAGGAGGCTTTAGATAATAATGATGAGGCTAAACTTGCTGAGATTGAGACTTTCTTTAAATCAATGGAAGATGAGAAAAATGCTCTTGATAGGAAGGTTCTCTCTTTGTCCGAAGATATTTCAGTCGAAAGAGAGCGTGTTTTGAGGATTAGTGCAGATTTTGATAATTTTAGGAAGAGAACAGATAGAGAACGCCTTTCGTTGGTTACGAATGCCCAGGGAGAGCTTATTGAGAACTTTTTGCCAGTTGTGGATAATTTTGAGCGGGCTAAATCACAGATCAAGGTAGAGACGGAAGCAGAGGAGAAAATCAACAATAGTTACCAGAGCATATACAAGCAGTTCTTCGAAATTTTTAGTTCTATTGGTGTCCTCCCAGTGGAAACAGTGGGAAAACCCTTTGATCCAATG CTTCATGAAGCTATCATGCGAGAGGAGTCCACAGAATATGATGAGGACGTCATAATTGAGGAGTACCGGAAAGGGTTCAAACTTGGTGACAGACTTCTACGTCCATCGATGGTGAAAGTATCTGCGGGCCCAGGACCTGAGAAGCCTGAAGCAGCAGAGTCATCTGTAAATGAAGACGATGTGCCTGAGAGCGACCAAATTGTCGAAGATGAAGGTGATTCAGAAGACCAGACAACATCTTGA
- the LOC141586763 gene encoding uncharacterized protein LOC141586763 isoform X2, with protein MATLLRSSNLRAPPLPSLTTSHSLKLIRSSSSSFSVNFRNNTNSRLLLFSHTLVSKPATLPLPKFVVLASSRDSPDTDTEIEPQSQPDIQDNTDGSNNGEMSEDSSSDDGKPDVDASPTSPALSALQLYKEALDNNDEAKLAEIETFFKSMEDEKNALDRKVLSLSEDISVERERVLRISADFDNFRKRTDRERLSLVTNAQGELIENFLPVVDNFERAKSQIKVETEAEEKINNSYQSIYKQFFEIFSSIGVLPVETVGKPFDPMKDNQVGLKFSQVLGKLIGVLNGTYSGFMKTWTRL; from the exons ATGGCGACACTCCTCCGTAGCTCCAATTTGCGAGCACCACCACTACCTTCTCTCACCACTTCCCACTCCTTGAAATTAATCAGGTCTTCGTCTTCCTCTTTCTCTGTTAACTTCAGAAATAATACTAATTCTCGCCTACTTTTGTTTTCGCATACTTTGGTTTCCAAACCTGCTACTCTACCCCTACCCAAGTTCGTCGTTCTTGCTTCTTCTAGAGATTCCCCTGACACTGATACTGAAATTGAACCGCAATCGCAGCCTGACATTCAG GACAATACTGATGGTTCTAATAATGGCGAAATGTCAGAAGACTCTTCTAGTGATGATGGAAAACCTGATGTTGATGCTTCTCCCACATCTCCTGCCTTAAGTGCATTACAATTGTATAAGGAGGCTTTAGATAATAATGATGAGGCTAAACTTGCTGAGATTGAGACTTTCTTTAAATCAATGGAAGATGAGAAAAATGCTCTTGATAGGAAGGTTCTCTCTTTGTCCGAAGATATTTCAGTCGAAAGAGAGCGTGTTTTGAGGATTAGTGCAGATTTTGATAATTTTAGGAAGAGAACAGATAGAGAACGCCTTTCGTTGGTTACGAATGCCCAGGGAGAGCTTATTGAGAACTTTTTGCCAGTTGTGGATAATTTTGAGCGGGCTAAATCACAGATCAAGGTAGAGACGGAAGCAGAGGAGAAAATCAACAATAGTTACCAGAGCATATACAAGCAGTTCTTCGAAATTTTTAGTTCTATTGGTGTCCTCCCAGTGGAAACAGTGGGAAAACCCTTTGATCCAATG AAGGACAACCAAGTTGGCTTGAAATTCAGTCAAGTACTTGGCAAATTGATTGGAGTACTCAATGGTACATATTCGGGTTTTATGAAGACCTGGACTCGTTTGTAA